In one Columba livia isolate bColLiv1 breed racing homer chromosome 23, bColLiv1.pat.W.v2, whole genome shotgun sequence genomic region, the following are encoded:
- the NBR1 gene encoding next to BRCA1 gene 1 protein isoform X3: protein MLCSSSRLTGLPGAPGERGMEPQVNLRVTCRGDTQSFLVSDSAHTTWADVEAMVKVSFDLDNIQIKYIDEDNDEVSVNSKEEYEEALKIAVKQGNRLQMNVYEENSSLKGASCSSQLREKTVAEKLTLKDEKKPLLHYSTLARGLEEDLKKEEMTIQQKLNPTRTGRTSESPPEWFTSYLETFREQVVKETVEKLEQKLYEKLVQPNQPPDFSESSITAGPPTSESQSGTSNQCDWLISCCNCQAQIVGVRYQCSLCPAYNICEQCEAGTYAHDPNHVLLKLRRPVPCVAENYSLAEFSPRLPATLEQVRLQKQMDKRFLKAEKQRLRAEKKQRKAEVRELKKQLKLHRKIHLWNSVHVLETSGSPALKSESLQPNTFLTPPQPFQAIVPTLSAVFVDENLPDGTRLQPGTKFIKHWRMKNTGNVEWSSDTKLKLMWGNLTLASSEKKDVLVPSLPAGQVGTVSVEFVAPNIEGTYTSHWRLSHRGEQFGPRIWCSIVVDPSPAPDSFESNWKDSDSCQKDKASSTKEDASVKTEAGAQLMGEIMEQAEIPLPTIPLKIKNLPSEREFYIPSVDLLTAQDLLSFELLDINIVQELERVPHNTPVDMTPCMSPLPHDGPWLEKPGLGQIQEESEGSGFKPVSDPSAVKGKAEHLLTQEEGEEDMSGTQFVCETVIRSLTLDAAPDHKPPQKKKILQNSLQTLQDTFSCNMLNEASPRIKTDSASKKEAEVHQSEAMPEDDCGNLPLSGGRANPSGDTGNSDEEEDDDKDDVQSQGSSASSEDYIIILPECFDTSRPLGESLYSSALSQPSLEKTGEPETGAEDPEGGSQPQVCSVSEILTTSQTLAVVPLTPEVVDTSPQTQRNLASLQNDLFQEPDMPLSENISSIPQNQIREEPSGEDGHGPGASGFTASKQNGPEYPRYPQGSSIAGEIVKGALSVAASAYKALFAGPPILEQPAAPEEHTAALLSSLCEMGFCDRHLNLRLLKKHNNNMVQVVTELLQISNGDQYSRY, encoded by the exons ATGTTGTGTTCGTCGAGCCGTCTGACAGGGCTGCCCGGGGCTCCCGGGGAGCGCGGGATGGAGCCGCAGGTGAACCTCCGTGTCACCTGCCGGGGGGACACGCAGAGCTTCCTGGTGTCGGACTCGGCGCACACGACGTGGGCGGATGTGGAGGCCATG GTTAAGGTTTCATTTGACCTGGACAACATTCAGATCAAATACATTGATGAGGATAATGATGAG GTCTCTGTGAATAGCAAAG aGGAATATGAAGAAGCTCTGAAG ATTGCAGTTAAACAAGGAAATCGTCTCCAGATGAATGTGTATGAAGAAAACTCTTCTCTGAAAGGAGCTTCTTGTTCTTCGCAACTACGTGAAAAAACTGTGGCAGAAAAGTTGACGCTTAAAGACGAGAAGAAACCCCTTTTGCACTATTCCACACTGGCCCGGGGGTTAGAGGAAGACTTAAAAAAGGAGGAGATGACAATTCAG CAAAAGTTAAATCCCACTagaacaggaagaacaagtGAAAGTCCTCCAGAGTGGTTTACTAGCTACTTGGAAACA TTCAGGGAACAAGTCGTTAAAGAAACTGTTGAGAAACTGGAGCAGAAGCTGTATGAGAAGCTTGTTCAGCCCAATCAGCCTCCGGATTTTTCTGAGAGCTCAATTACAGCAGGACCTCCCACTTCAGAGAGCCAGTCGGGGACCAGCAACCAGTGCGACTGGCTGATCTCCTGCTGCAACTGCCAGGCCCAAATTGTTGGAGTTCGCTACCAGTGCAG CCTTTGTCCAGCCTACAATATCTGTGAACAGTGTGAAGCAGGAACATATGCACATGATCCTAATCATGTTTTATTGAAGCTGCGAAGACCTGTACCATGTGTTGCTGAAAATTACAGCCTTGCAGAGTTTTCACCTCGCCTCCCTGCTACTCTGGAGCAAGTTAG GCTCCAGAAACAGATGGACAAAAGGTTTCTgaaggcagaaaagcaaagattacGAGCGGAGAAGAAACAGCGGAAGGCAGAGGTCCGAGAGCTCAAAAAGCAGCTCAAATTGCACAGGAAGATTCATCTCTGGAACTCTGTCCATGTATTGGAAACTAGTGGCTCACCTGCCCTGAAATCTGAGAGTCTCCAACCAAATACCTTCCT GACTCCTCCTCAACCCTTCCAAGCAATTGTCCCAACACTCAGCGCGGTGTTTGTGGATGAGAATTTGCCGGATGGGACTCGCTTGCAACCAGGGACCAAGTTTATCAAACACTGGCGAATGAAAAATACTGGCAATGTGGAATGGAGCTCAGACACAAAG CTGAAACTCATGTGGGGCAATCTGACCTTGGCgtcttctgaaaagaaagatgTGTTAGTGCCGTCCCTTCCAGCAGGACAAGTAGGAACTGTTTCAGTGGAGTTTGTAGCTCCTAATATAGAAGGAACTTACACATCCCACTGGAGACTGTCGCACCGAGGGGAGCAGTTTGGGCCCAGGATCTGGTGCAGTATTGTTGTGgatccctccccagctcctgaCTCTTTTGAAAGCAATTGGAAGGATTCTGACTCCTGTCAGAAGGATAAAGCTTCCAGCACCAAAGAG gATGCTTCCGTAAAGACAGAAGCAGGTGCTCAGTTGATGGGTGAAATAATGGAACAGGCTGAAATACCTCTGCCAACTATTCCTTTAAAGATCAAAAATCTGCCAAGCGAGAGAGAATTTTATATCCCGTCTGTCGATCTCCTCACAGCACAG gaTTTGCTGTCCTTTGAGCTGCTGGACATCAATATTGTGCAGGAATTGGAGCGGGTGCCACACAATACTCCTGTTG acatGACTCCATGCATGTCCCCTCTGCCACACGATGGCCCCTGGCTGGAGAAGCCTGGCTTAGGTCAGATACAGGAGGAGAGTGAGGGGAGTGGATTTAAACCCGTCTCTG ATCCTTCCGCGGTCAAAGGGAAAGCTGAACATCTGTTAACCCAGGAGGAAGGCGAAGAAGACATGAGTGGGACTCAGTTTGTCTGTGAAACCGTCATTCGCTCTCTAACCCTGGATGCTGCACCCGACCATaagcccccccaaaaaaagaaaatcctccaGA ACTCTCTGCAAACACTGCAGGACACCTTCAGTTGCAACATGCTGAATGAAGCATCTCCTCGGATCAAAACTGATTCCGCTTCTAAAAAGGAAGCAGAGGTTCATCAGTCAGAGGCAATGCCGGAAGATGACTGTG GGAACCTTCCCCTGTCTGGTGGGAGAGCAAACCCCTCTGGCGATACTGGCAATTCTGACGAAGAGGAAGATGACGATAAAGATGATGTTCAAAGTCAaggctcttctgcttcctcagagGATTATATCATTATTCTCCCCGAGTGCTTCGACACCAGTCGCCCTTTGGGGGAGTCTTTGTATAGTTCGGCCCTTTCTCAGCCCAGTTTGGAAAAGACAGGAGAACCTGAAACAGGAGCAGAGGATCCAGAAGGAGGGAGCCAGCCGCAGGTCTGCAGTGTCAGTGAGATTCTGACGACTTCCCAAACGCTGGCTGTGGTGCCCCTGACCCCGGAGGTTGTGGACACCTCACCCCAGACACAAAG GAATCTTGCATCTCTTCAGAATGATCTCTTCCAAGAACCAGACATGCCGCTGTCGGAGAACATCTCTTCCATTCCTCAGAATCAAATAAGAGAAG AACCCAGTGGTGAAGACGGTCATGGGCCAGGAGCTTCTGGATTCACGGCTAGTAAACAGAACGGCCCAGAATACCCGAG GTACCCCCAAGGAAGCAGCATCGCAGGAGAAATAGTTAAAGGAGCTTTGTCTGTTGCTGCTTCTGCCTACAAAGCATTATTTGCTGGACCACCCATTCTAGAACAG CCCGCGGCTCCCGAGGAGCACACTGCGGCCCTGCTGTCCAGCCTGTGCGAGATGGGCTTCTGCGACAGGCACCTGAACCTGCGGCTGCTCAAGAAACACAACAATAACATGGTGCAAGTGGTAACCGAGTTGCTTCAGATCAGTAACGGCGACCAGTACAGCCGATACTGA
- the NBR1 gene encoding next to BRCA1 gene 1 protein isoform X1 translates to MLCSSSRLTGLPGAPGERGMEPQVNLRVTCRGDTQSFLVSDSAHTTWADVEAMVKVSFDLDNIQIKYIDEDNDEVSVNSKEEYEEALKIAVKQGNRLQMNVYEENSSLKGASCSSQLREKTVAEKLTLKDEKKPLLHYSTLARGLEEDLKKEEMTIQQKLNPTRTGRTSESPPEWFTSYLETFREQVVKETVEKLEQKLYEKLVQPNQPPDFSESSITAGPPTSESQSGTSNQCDWLISCCNCQAQIVGVRYQCSLCPAYNICEQCEAGTYAHDPNHVLLKLRRPVPCVAENYSLAEFSPRLPATLEQVRLQKQMDKRFLKAEKQRLRAEKKQRKAEVRELKKQLKLHRKIHLWNSVHVLETSGSPALKSESLQPNTFLTPPQPFQAIVPTLSAVFVDENLPDGTRLQPGTKFIKHWRMKNTGNVEWSSDTKLKLMWGNLTLASSEKKDVLVPSLPAGQVGTVSVEFVAPNIEGTYTSHWRLSHRGEQFGPRIWCSIVVDPSPAPDSFESNWKDSDSCQKDKASSTKEDASVKTEAGAQLMGEIMEQAEIPLPTIPLKIKNLPSEREFYIPSVDLLTAQDLLSFELLDINIVQELERVPHNTPVDMTPCMSPLPHDGPWLEKPGLGQIQEESEGSGFKPVSGVTETCFPADPSAVKGKAEHLLTQEEGEEDMSGTQFVCETVIRSLTLDAAPDHKPPQKKKILQNSLQTLQDTFSCNMLNEASPRIKTDSASKKEAEVHQSEAMPEDDCGNLPLSGGRANPSGDTGNSDEEEDDDKDDVQSQGSSASSEDYIIILPECFDTSRPLGESLYSSALSQPSLEKTGEPETGAEDPEGGSQPQVCSVSEILTTSQTLAVVPLTPEVVDTSPQTQRNLASLQNDLFQEPDMPLSENISSIPQNQIREEPSGEDGHGPGASGFTASKQNGPEYPRYPQGSSIAGEIVKGALSVAASAYKALFAGPPILEQQPAAPEEHTAALLSSLCEMGFCDRHLNLRLLKKHNNNMVQVVTELLQISNGDQYSRY, encoded by the exons ATGTTGTGTTCGTCGAGCCGTCTGACAGGGCTGCCCGGGGCTCCCGGGGAGCGCGGGATGGAGCCGCAGGTGAACCTCCGTGTCACCTGCCGGGGGGACACGCAGAGCTTCCTGGTGTCGGACTCGGCGCACACGACGTGGGCGGATGTGGAGGCCATG GTTAAGGTTTCATTTGACCTGGACAACATTCAGATCAAATACATTGATGAGGATAATGATGAG GTCTCTGTGAATAGCAAAG aGGAATATGAAGAAGCTCTGAAG ATTGCAGTTAAACAAGGAAATCGTCTCCAGATGAATGTGTATGAAGAAAACTCTTCTCTGAAAGGAGCTTCTTGTTCTTCGCAACTACGTGAAAAAACTGTGGCAGAAAAGTTGACGCTTAAAGACGAGAAGAAACCCCTTTTGCACTATTCCACACTGGCCCGGGGGTTAGAGGAAGACTTAAAAAAGGAGGAGATGACAATTCAG CAAAAGTTAAATCCCACTagaacaggaagaacaagtGAAAGTCCTCCAGAGTGGTTTACTAGCTACTTGGAAACA TTCAGGGAACAAGTCGTTAAAGAAACTGTTGAGAAACTGGAGCAGAAGCTGTATGAGAAGCTTGTTCAGCCCAATCAGCCTCCGGATTTTTCTGAGAGCTCAATTACAGCAGGACCTCCCACTTCAGAGAGCCAGTCGGGGACCAGCAACCAGTGCGACTGGCTGATCTCCTGCTGCAACTGCCAGGCCCAAATTGTTGGAGTTCGCTACCAGTGCAG CCTTTGTCCAGCCTACAATATCTGTGAACAGTGTGAAGCAGGAACATATGCACATGATCCTAATCATGTTTTATTGAAGCTGCGAAGACCTGTACCATGTGTTGCTGAAAATTACAGCCTTGCAGAGTTTTCACCTCGCCTCCCTGCTACTCTGGAGCAAGTTAG GCTCCAGAAACAGATGGACAAAAGGTTTCTgaaggcagaaaagcaaagattacGAGCGGAGAAGAAACAGCGGAAGGCAGAGGTCCGAGAGCTCAAAAAGCAGCTCAAATTGCACAGGAAGATTCATCTCTGGAACTCTGTCCATGTATTGGAAACTAGTGGCTCACCTGCCCTGAAATCTGAGAGTCTCCAACCAAATACCTTCCT GACTCCTCCTCAACCCTTCCAAGCAATTGTCCCAACACTCAGCGCGGTGTTTGTGGATGAGAATTTGCCGGATGGGACTCGCTTGCAACCAGGGACCAAGTTTATCAAACACTGGCGAATGAAAAATACTGGCAATGTGGAATGGAGCTCAGACACAAAG CTGAAACTCATGTGGGGCAATCTGACCTTGGCgtcttctgaaaagaaagatgTGTTAGTGCCGTCCCTTCCAGCAGGACAAGTAGGAACTGTTTCAGTGGAGTTTGTAGCTCCTAATATAGAAGGAACTTACACATCCCACTGGAGACTGTCGCACCGAGGGGAGCAGTTTGGGCCCAGGATCTGGTGCAGTATTGTTGTGgatccctccccagctcctgaCTCTTTTGAAAGCAATTGGAAGGATTCTGACTCCTGTCAGAAGGATAAAGCTTCCAGCACCAAAGAG gATGCTTCCGTAAAGACAGAAGCAGGTGCTCAGTTGATGGGTGAAATAATGGAACAGGCTGAAATACCTCTGCCAACTATTCCTTTAAAGATCAAAAATCTGCCAAGCGAGAGAGAATTTTATATCCCGTCTGTCGATCTCCTCACAGCACAG gaTTTGCTGTCCTTTGAGCTGCTGGACATCAATATTGTGCAGGAATTGGAGCGGGTGCCACACAATACTCCTGTTG acatGACTCCATGCATGTCCCCTCTGCCACACGATGGCCCCTGGCTGGAGAAGCCTGGCTTAGGTCAGATACAGGAGGAGAGTGAGGGGAGTGGATTTAAACCCGTCTCTG GAGTGACGGAAACCTGCTTTCCTGCAGATCCTTCCGCGGTCAAAGGGAAAGCTGAACATCTGTTAACCCAGGAGGAAGGCGAAGAAGACATGAGTGGGACTCAGTTTGTCTGTGAAACCGTCATTCGCTCTCTAACCCTGGATGCTGCACCCGACCATaagcccccccaaaaaaagaaaatcctccaGA ACTCTCTGCAAACACTGCAGGACACCTTCAGTTGCAACATGCTGAATGAAGCATCTCCTCGGATCAAAACTGATTCCGCTTCTAAAAAGGAAGCAGAGGTTCATCAGTCAGAGGCAATGCCGGAAGATGACTGTG GGAACCTTCCCCTGTCTGGTGGGAGAGCAAACCCCTCTGGCGATACTGGCAATTCTGACGAAGAGGAAGATGACGATAAAGATGATGTTCAAAGTCAaggctcttctgcttcctcagagGATTATATCATTATTCTCCCCGAGTGCTTCGACACCAGTCGCCCTTTGGGGGAGTCTTTGTATAGTTCGGCCCTTTCTCAGCCCAGTTTGGAAAAGACAGGAGAACCTGAAACAGGAGCAGAGGATCCAGAAGGAGGGAGCCAGCCGCAGGTCTGCAGTGTCAGTGAGATTCTGACGACTTCCCAAACGCTGGCTGTGGTGCCCCTGACCCCGGAGGTTGTGGACACCTCACCCCAGACACAAAG GAATCTTGCATCTCTTCAGAATGATCTCTTCCAAGAACCAGACATGCCGCTGTCGGAGAACATCTCTTCCATTCCTCAGAATCAAATAAGAGAAG AACCCAGTGGTGAAGACGGTCATGGGCCAGGAGCTTCTGGATTCACGGCTAGTAAACAGAACGGCCCAGAATACCCGAG GTACCCCCAAGGAAGCAGCATCGCAGGAGAAATAGTTAAAGGAGCTTTGTCTGTTGCTGCTTCTGCCTACAAAGCATTATTTGCTGGACCACCCATTCTAGAACAG CAGCCCGCGGCTCCCGAGGAGCACACTGCGGCCCTGCTGTCCAGCCTGTGCGAGATGGGCTTCTGCGACAGGCACCTGAACCTGCGGCTGCTCAAGAAACACAACAATAACATGGTGCAAGTGGTAACCGAGTTGCTTCAGATCAGTAACGGCGACCAGTACAGCCGATACTGA
- the NBR1 gene encoding next to BRCA1 gene 1 protein isoform X2, translated as MLCSSSRLTGLPGAPGERGMEPQVNLRVTCRGDTQSFLVSDSAHTTWADVEAMVKVSFDLDNIQIKYIDEDNDEVSVNSKEEYEEALKIAVKQGNRLQMNVYEENSSLKGASCSSQLREKTVAEKLTLKDEKKPLLHYSTLARGLEEDLKKEEMTIQQKLNPTRTGRTSESPPEWFTSYLETFREQVVKETVEKLEQKLYEKLVQPNQPPDFSESSITAGPPTSESQSGTSNQCDWLISCCNCQAQIVGVRYQCSLCPAYNICEQCEAGTYAHDPNHVLLKLRRPVPCVAENYSLAEFSPRLPATLEQVRLQKQMDKRFLKAEKQRLRAEKKQRKAEVRELKKQLKLHRKIHLWNSVHVLETSGSPALKSESLQPNTFLTPPQPFQAIVPTLSAVFVDENLPDGTRLQPGTKFIKHWRMKNTGNVEWSSDTKLKLMWGNLTLASSEKKDVLVPSLPAGQVGTVSVEFVAPNIEGTYTSHWRLSHRGEQFGPRIWCSIVVDPSPAPDSFESNWKDSDSCQKDKASSTKEDASVKTEAGAQLMGEIMEQAEIPLPTIPLKIKNLPSEREFYIPSVDLLTAQDLLSFELLDINIVQELERVPHNTPVDMTPCMSPLPHDGPWLEKPGLGQIQEESEGSGFKPVSGVTETCFPADPSAVKGKAEHLLTQEEGEEDMSGTQFVCETVIRSLTLDAAPDHKPPQKKKILQNSLQTLQDTFSCNMLNEASPRIKTDSASKKEAEVHQSEAMPEDDCGNLPLSGGRANPSGDTGNSDEEEDDDKDDVQSQGSSASSEDYIIILPECFDTSRPLGESLYSSALSQPSLEKTGEPETGAEDPEGGSQPQVCSVSEILTTSQTLAVVPLTPEVVDTSPQTQRNLASLQNDLFQEPDMPLSENISSIPQNQIREEPSGEDGHGPGASGFTASKQNGPEYPRYPQGSSIAGEIVKGALSVAASAYKALFAGPPILEQPAAPEEHTAALLSSLCEMGFCDRHLNLRLLKKHNNNMVQVVTELLQISNGDQYSRY; from the exons ATGTTGTGTTCGTCGAGCCGTCTGACAGGGCTGCCCGGGGCTCCCGGGGAGCGCGGGATGGAGCCGCAGGTGAACCTCCGTGTCACCTGCCGGGGGGACACGCAGAGCTTCCTGGTGTCGGACTCGGCGCACACGACGTGGGCGGATGTGGAGGCCATG GTTAAGGTTTCATTTGACCTGGACAACATTCAGATCAAATACATTGATGAGGATAATGATGAG GTCTCTGTGAATAGCAAAG aGGAATATGAAGAAGCTCTGAAG ATTGCAGTTAAACAAGGAAATCGTCTCCAGATGAATGTGTATGAAGAAAACTCTTCTCTGAAAGGAGCTTCTTGTTCTTCGCAACTACGTGAAAAAACTGTGGCAGAAAAGTTGACGCTTAAAGACGAGAAGAAACCCCTTTTGCACTATTCCACACTGGCCCGGGGGTTAGAGGAAGACTTAAAAAAGGAGGAGATGACAATTCAG CAAAAGTTAAATCCCACTagaacaggaagaacaagtGAAAGTCCTCCAGAGTGGTTTACTAGCTACTTGGAAACA TTCAGGGAACAAGTCGTTAAAGAAACTGTTGAGAAACTGGAGCAGAAGCTGTATGAGAAGCTTGTTCAGCCCAATCAGCCTCCGGATTTTTCTGAGAGCTCAATTACAGCAGGACCTCCCACTTCAGAGAGCCAGTCGGGGACCAGCAACCAGTGCGACTGGCTGATCTCCTGCTGCAACTGCCAGGCCCAAATTGTTGGAGTTCGCTACCAGTGCAG CCTTTGTCCAGCCTACAATATCTGTGAACAGTGTGAAGCAGGAACATATGCACATGATCCTAATCATGTTTTATTGAAGCTGCGAAGACCTGTACCATGTGTTGCTGAAAATTACAGCCTTGCAGAGTTTTCACCTCGCCTCCCTGCTACTCTGGAGCAAGTTAG GCTCCAGAAACAGATGGACAAAAGGTTTCTgaaggcagaaaagcaaagattacGAGCGGAGAAGAAACAGCGGAAGGCAGAGGTCCGAGAGCTCAAAAAGCAGCTCAAATTGCACAGGAAGATTCATCTCTGGAACTCTGTCCATGTATTGGAAACTAGTGGCTCACCTGCCCTGAAATCTGAGAGTCTCCAACCAAATACCTTCCT GACTCCTCCTCAACCCTTCCAAGCAATTGTCCCAACACTCAGCGCGGTGTTTGTGGATGAGAATTTGCCGGATGGGACTCGCTTGCAACCAGGGACCAAGTTTATCAAACACTGGCGAATGAAAAATACTGGCAATGTGGAATGGAGCTCAGACACAAAG CTGAAACTCATGTGGGGCAATCTGACCTTGGCgtcttctgaaaagaaagatgTGTTAGTGCCGTCCCTTCCAGCAGGACAAGTAGGAACTGTTTCAGTGGAGTTTGTAGCTCCTAATATAGAAGGAACTTACACATCCCACTGGAGACTGTCGCACCGAGGGGAGCAGTTTGGGCCCAGGATCTGGTGCAGTATTGTTGTGgatccctccccagctcctgaCTCTTTTGAAAGCAATTGGAAGGATTCTGACTCCTGTCAGAAGGATAAAGCTTCCAGCACCAAAGAG gATGCTTCCGTAAAGACAGAAGCAGGTGCTCAGTTGATGGGTGAAATAATGGAACAGGCTGAAATACCTCTGCCAACTATTCCTTTAAAGATCAAAAATCTGCCAAGCGAGAGAGAATTTTATATCCCGTCTGTCGATCTCCTCACAGCACAG gaTTTGCTGTCCTTTGAGCTGCTGGACATCAATATTGTGCAGGAATTGGAGCGGGTGCCACACAATACTCCTGTTG acatGACTCCATGCATGTCCCCTCTGCCACACGATGGCCCCTGGCTGGAGAAGCCTGGCTTAGGTCAGATACAGGAGGAGAGTGAGGGGAGTGGATTTAAACCCGTCTCTG GAGTGACGGAAACCTGCTTTCCTGCAGATCCTTCCGCGGTCAAAGGGAAAGCTGAACATCTGTTAACCCAGGAGGAAGGCGAAGAAGACATGAGTGGGACTCAGTTTGTCTGTGAAACCGTCATTCGCTCTCTAACCCTGGATGCTGCACCCGACCATaagcccccccaaaaaaagaaaatcctccaGA ACTCTCTGCAAACACTGCAGGACACCTTCAGTTGCAACATGCTGAATGAAGCATCTCCTCGGATCAAAACTGATTCCGCTTCTAAAAAGGAAGCAGAGGTTCATCAGTCAGAGGCAATGCCGGAAGATGACTGTG GGAACCTTCCCCTGTCTGGTGGGAGAGCAAACCCCTCTGGCGATACTGGCAATTCTGACGAAGAGGAAGATGACGATAAAGATGATGTTCAAAGTCAaggctcttctgcttcctcagagGATTATATCATTATTCTCCCCGAGTGCTTCGACACCAGTCGCCCTTTGGGGGAGTCTTTGTATAGTTCGGCCCTTTCTCAGCCCAGTTTGGAAAAGACAGGAGAACCTGAAACAGGAGCAGAGGATCCAGAAGGAGGGAGCCAGCCGCAGGTCTGCAGTGTCAGTGAGATTCTGACGACTTCCCAAACGCTGGCTGTGGTGCCCCTGACCCCGGAGGTTGTGGACACCTCACCCCAGACACAAAG GAATCTTGCATCTCTTCAGAATGATCTCTTCCAAGAACCAGACATGCCGCTGTCGGAGAACATCTCTTCCATTCCTCAGAATCAAATAAGAGAAG AACCCAGTGGTGAAGACGGTCATGGGCCAGGAGCTTCTGGATTCACGGCTAGTAAACAGAACGGCCCAGAATACCCGAG GTACCCCCAAGGAAGCAGCATCGCAGGAGAAATAGTTAAAGGAGCTTTGTCTGTTGCTGCTTCTGCCTACAAAGCATTATTTGCTGGACCACCCATTCTAGAACAG CCCGCGGCTCCCGAGGAGCACACTGCGGCCCTGCTGTCCAGCCTGTGCGAGATGGGCTTCTGCGACAGGCACCTGAACCTGCGGCTGCTCAAGAAACACAACAATAACATGGTGCAAGTGGTAACCGAGTTGCTTCAGATCAGTAACGGCGACCAGTACAGCCGATACTGA